The window TTACTTGCATCCAAGCTTCACGATTACCACAGTTGATAACCGGGTTTTTCATAAAGTGCCTGAATTTGAGCAGTATTGGAATCAACAGTTCTCCAGTTCAATTAAAGACATCAAAATGGAGGCGAAGGTGGATACTCCTAGAACGTTTCTCTCCCCGGAAACGGCCATTTCCTACGGAGATGCGCTTGCAACCTTCTATTTTAAAGATGGCAATAAACCCACAATGGCAATGCGATGGACAGCCGTGCTGCAAAAGTTCCAGGATAGATGGACCATTCAATCGCTGCATTTTTCTTCCAACCTGCTGGATAATCCAGTACTAAATGGTGCCCAGCTAGCTAGTCGTGTTTGGGCAGTTGCGGCAGGAGTGGGCGGTATCCTGCTGGGGGCAGTCGCGATGCTGTTGTGGCGTCGCAAGCCTAAGCGAACGATAGAGAGAGTTTAAAAAATCCAGTGGAACGAAGTACTTGTCACTTCAGTAACAATGTCAGCGTTGATCGCGATCGCCGCCTCAAAGCCACCCTCATGGTTCTATTTGTCTGGGGTTTCGTCAGTTTACTCCACTGGCAACCCCAGACACAGTGGCTGATGGTGGGATTAACGGCAGTTCTGACGATTCAAACGGTACGAATGCTCATGGCAAAAGCGAACCCTCCCAGGGTAGAGGGTGATGCCGATTTGCCCACAGTCTCGATTCTGGTTCCCGCCAAAAATGAAAGTGTTGTCTTGCCCGATGTGGTTCATAGCCTATTCCACCTGAACTATCCCAGCACTCATCTGGATATCTGGATTGTGGATGACGGCAGTACTGATGAAACCCCCCAAATTTTGAGGAAATTACAAACTGAATTTCCGGGGTTACAGGTTCATCAACGGGAATCCAAAGGAGGTAAATCAGGAGCACTCAATGCAGTTTTTCCCTTCACACAAGGCGATATTGTACTCGTTTGCGATGCCGATGCTCAACTTCCTGCCAATTTTCTCCGGCAAACCGTACCTCTGTTTCAGAAGAGGGCGATTGGTGCAGTGCAAGTGCGAAAAGCGATCTTGAATGCAGATACCAATTTCTTAACTCGTTGCCAGCAGATGGAAATGAGCTGTGATGTTTTTCTGCAAACCCATCGAATTGCAATAGGAGGAATGACTGAGCTTCGGGGCAATGGTATGTTAGTTCGTCGGGAACTGCTAGAAAAGTGCAACGGTTGGAGTGAGGACACCGTCACCGATGATTTGGATCTCTGCTTCAAGCTTTATCTGACAGGCACAGAAATTGAGTTTGTCATAGTTCCAGCGATTCAGGAAGAAGGAGTGACAACCTGGAGAGAGTTTTGGCATCAACACTGTCGTTGGGCAGAAGGTGGATATCAGCGTTACCTGGATTATTTTCCCCAAATCCTGACCTTGGGATGGGCTAAAGAAATCGATTTACTATTGTTTTTTCTACTACAGTTTATTCTCCCAATTGGACTTATTCCTGACTTACTCTGGACAATCTTTTATAGTCATCATCCAGTCTTATTTCCACTCCAGACACTACTGAGCATCATTCTGACAGTTGCTTTTATCGCCGGACTTTACCAATATCAAAAATTACGAGGAGGGTCTTTACTGTGGGCGACCATCCAAGGTTCTTTCTACATGGTGCATTGGATTCCAGTGATGATTGTGACCACCTTAAAGCTGTGTATCAAACCACAGAAATTGAATTGGATTAAGACGGAGCATCGCGGTGGAATGAATTATGAATGAGGAAGCAGATAATCTTTTAGAAAAACAGAAAAAATACTTTACGTTAATTGGGTTAACCGTTTATGAAAGTCAATGCATTGAACATAAGCTAAAAATGCTGAGTAAGTTTATGCCTCTTCCCTATGATAAATTTCATAGTACCAAAGAAGAGTTTTTGTCAAGAGAAACATCCCTTGACAAAAAAACACTTGGTTTTGTCATTAATGAATTAAAAAAAAGGTCATTTACGTTAAATGATGATGCAGAATTTTTAATTAACAAATTTGTGATTGAAAGAAATACTGTTGTTCATCACCTTGTGAAACTACCAGGATTTAATGTTAACACAGAGGAAGGAATCGATAGAGGAATAAAATTTTTAGATGAATATAGAAAAACGATACAAGTAATTAATGATATTTTTGACCCAATTCTAATCTCAGTACATATTGTATTATGCGAAAATGCTAACACTGATGACATCAAATTATATCAAGAAAAACTGAATGAACTTTATTTACTCTTAAATGACTCATTAAAAAGAGCAGGCGGCTCTCTTGAAATAGAGTTTCATGACAATAATAATATTGATGATCGTTTTGATTCGTTAATTAAAAATCATTTGAATAAAAATGATTCGTCTGCATTGAACCCACAAAAAGAGAAAAAGAAGTTATGGAAAAAAACTAAAATTATTCAGGCATTGAGTCGGATTGCGGCAGATATAGCCAATCAAGATGGATGGATTGCCTTATCTGTTTGTGAACAACGGTTGAAAACAGAATGTCCTGACATAAAACCTGATGATTATGGGTTTAACACTATTCTGGAAATAATCAAAACATGCAATTTATTTGAAATTAAAAAATCAAAACACAAAAAGCACAAAATCTCTGTTCGGTTCCATCAAGAAAGAAATGAAATTGGCTGAAATTAGAAAAATTGCGAATAATGCTGGATTTACTGATTCAAAACGGGTTAATTTTCGACGGTTTAGGCTCTGCGCCGATTCGCGGGGATATTGGCATTCAAAAGGGTCGAATTATTGCCATATCTCCATCTTTACCTAACAATGCCCGTGAAGTGGTGGATGCTTCCGGATTGTGGGTTACGCCAGGATTTATCGATATCCACACCCACTATGATCTAGAGTTAGAGATTGCACCGGGATTGAGTGAATCCGTTCGTCATGGCGTTACCAGCGTTGTGATTGGCAACTGTAGCTTGTCTGTTGCTGTTGGGAAACCCCAAATGCTGGCGGATATTTTTCAGAGAGTAGAGACGCTTTCCCATCGACTGATTGAGAAATGGTTAAAACAGTCGCTTTCTTGGCATACACCAGCCGAATATTTGAACCATTTGCAGCAGTTGCCACTTGGCCCCAATGTTGCCCCTTTGTTTGGGCATAGTGCTTTACGCGCCCACGTCATGGGATTGGAACGTAGTCTGACAGTTCAGCCCTCAAAAACTGAACTAAAAACCATGCAACAAATAGCCGCAGATGCTTTAGATGCGGGATTTTTTGGCATTTCAATTGACATGTTTCCCTGGCATCGGATGAGTGGAGAATGGCGGGGCTGCTCCATTCCGTCGCAACATGCCAAACTGGGTGAATACGCTATGTTAGCCAATCTGTGTCGGCAACGCGATCGGGTTTTTCAAGTCACTCCGAATTTACAGCGACTGGCTTCCTTTCTAGATATTCTCCGCATGGGTTTAGGCATTGGACAACGACCCCTGCGCCTAACCGTACTCTCCGCTTTAGATGCCGTACACGATCGCAAACTATGGCGAATATTTTCCCCTCTCCTGTTCATCTGGAACCGGATTCTCAGGGGCAATGTGCGCTTTCAAACCCTCACCGAACCCTTCACGATATACTCCGATGGCCCAGTCACGCCATTATTTGAAGAATTCTCCACAGGCGCACAACTTAATAGCTGTGAGTCACGACAAGAACGGCAAAAATTGTGGCAATCTGAACGTTTCCGTCGTCAGTTTCGACAAGAATGGAGCAATCCGTGGCGTAAGTCATTCCATCGTCAGTTGGAATTGATGGAAATTGTCCGGTGTCCTGAAGTGAGTTGGCAAGGGTTGAGTTTTGCCGAAATTGCCCGCCAAAAGCAACAAGATCCGGTGGATTTCTTCATCCAGGCGTTGCATCACTACGACACCGATCTAGGCTGGGTGGCAACGGGAGCCAACGATCGCTTAGAACCCCGTCTAGCTATGATGCAGCACCCCTATATCTTGCCCGGTTTTACGGATGCGGGTGCCCATGTCCGTAACCTCGGCTACTATGATGGAGCTTTATCGTTGCTTAAACAAGCTGTTACCACTCATTTCCTCTCTCCTGAAACCGCTATTCATCGCGTCACCGGAGAACCTGCTCAATGGTTTCGTCTCGATACCGGAGTTCTGAAAATTGGCGCTAAAGCCGATCTGGTTTTACTCAATCCGCAAGCTTTGAACCAGCCCATCAGCCCACAAGTAGAAATATCAGATCCAGTCTTAGATGGCGAACTTCGTAGGGTCAAACGTGGGTCAGATGATATCGTGCAAGCTGTTTATATTAATGGGATTCAGGCTGTTCATCAAGGTCAAGTTTGTGAACAATTGGGGCGCGAACAACTGGGAACTGTTTTATCTCCCATACTTTAGCTGAAGATACCTTATGAGTAACCTCAATCCTACTCTCCGGCAGACGTTGAGCAATCGAATTAACGACCAAATTTTGGAGCATCCGTTTACAGACTACTGGGATATCTTTGTCCTCAAACACCAGCACCCCATTAATGTTGCTCTCCATATAGTGGGGATAATCTTCTTTTACAGCTTGCTTTTTTGGACTTGGAAGTTGCAAAATTTCTGGTTCCTCTTGGGCTTGCCGCTCACTCAGTTAATAGGATTAACGGGGCATTTTCTGTTTGAGCAGAGTCATATCGATCGACAAGATGCTGTATTTTCTTGGCGAGCTTCTTGCTGTTTAGGTCGAATGCTATTAAGGATTCTTTTAGGCAAATATGGAGAGGATATCCGCCAACGGCAAGAGGTATTACAGCAGTATCAGTCAAAAGGAGATTCAACTGACATCTGTCTTGAAAATGGGTAATGGGTAATGGGGTAGAGAGATTTTCATTGTTTGTTGTGAGCGCTAGCTCATGGGAAGTCTTGCACCAAGCATTTTTACCCCTCCCCAGCCCTCCGGTTATCAAGGGGAGGGAGTTAAATTCCCCCCTTAACAAGGGGGGTGGTGCAAGATGTGAATTCAACCAACGGCTGAACGATATCAGTCATAAAGCAAATCACAGAGAGAAAAAATACCAGGTTTTAAGCCATGCAAATCTTCAACAACTGGAATGTCGTTGCTAAGGGTTGGTATATTGCCTGTCCCAGTCATGAATTACTGAAGGGAAAAGTAAAATCTTTAGAGGTTTGTGGGCAAAGAATTGTGATATTTCGGGGTGAGGATGGGCAAGTGCGGGCAATGGATGCTTATTGCCCTCATCTTGGGACAGATTTGGGAATTGGACAGGTTGATGGCAATTGGATTCGTTGTGCGTTTCATC of the Allocoleopsis franciscana PCC 7113 genome contains:
- a CDS encoding OST-HTH/LOTUS domain-containing protein, giving the protein MNEEADNLLEKQKKYFTLIGLTVYESQCIEHKLKMLSKFMPLPYDKFHSTKEEFLSRETSLDKKTLGFVINELKKRSFTLNDDAEFLINKFVIERNTVVHHLVKLPGFNVNTEEGIDRGIKFLDEYRKTIQVINDIFDPILISVHIVLCENANTDDIKLYQEKLNELYLLLNDSLKRAGGSLEIEFHDNNNIDDRFDSLIKNHLNKNDSSALNPQKEKKKLWKKTKIIQALSRIAADIANQDGWIALSVCEQRLKTECPDIKPDDYGFNTILEIIKTCNLFEIKKSKHKKHKISVRFHQERNEIG
- a CDS encoding glycosyltransferase — translated: MERSTCHFSNNVSVDRDRRLKATLMVLFVWGFVSLLHWQPQTQWLMVGLTAVLTIQTVRMLMAKANPPRVEGDADLPTVSILVPAKNESVVLPDVVHSLFHLNYPSTHLDIWIVDDGSTDETPQILRKLQTEFPGLQVHQRESKGGKSGALNAVFPFTQGDIVLVCDADAQLPANFLRQTVPLFQKRAIGAVQVRKAILNADTNFLTRCQQMEMSCDVFLQTHRIAIGGMTELRGNGMLVRRELLEKCNGWSEDTVTDDLDLCFKLYLTGTEIEFVIVPAIQEEGVTTWREFWHQHCRWAEGGYQRYLDYFPQILTLGWAKEIDLLLFFLLQFILPIGLIPDLLWTIFYSHHPVLFPLQTLLSIILTVAFIAGLYQYQKLRGGSLLWATIQGSFYMVHWIPVMIVTTLKLCIKPQKLNWIKTEHRGGMNYE
- a CDS encoding YybH family protein: MREQRRLSRYKWSQRLGAILLVLAIWNVPQCALADVNQQEVNAIIRTREMALQALNTRNFSKIEPYLHPSFTITTVDNRVFHKVPEFEQYWNQQFSSSIKDIKMEAKVDTPRTFLSPETAISYGDALATFYFKDGNKPTMAMRWTAVLQKFQDRWTIQSLHFSSNLLDNPVLNGAQLASRVWAVAAGVGGILLGAVAMLLWRRKPKRTIERV
- a CDS encoding N-acyl-D-amino-acid deacylase family protein, with the translated sequence MLDLLIQNGLIFDGLGSAPIRGDIGIQKGRIIAISPSLPNNAREVVDASGLWVTPGFIDIHTHYDLELEIAPGLSESVRHGVTSVVIGNCSLSVAVGKPQMLADIFQRVETLSHRLIEKWLKQSLSWHTPAEYLNHLQQLPLGPNVAPLFGHSALRAHVMGLERSLTVQPSKTELKTMQQIAADALDAGFFGISIDMFPWHRMSGEWRGCSIPSQHAKLGEYAMLANLCRQRDRVFQVTPNLQRLASFLDILRMGLGIGQRPLRLTVLSALDAVHDRKLWRIFSPLLFIWNRILRGNVRFQTLTEPFTIYSDGPVTPLFEEFSTGAQLNSCESRQERQKLWQSERFRRQFRQEWSNPWRKSFHRQLELMEIVRCPEVSWQGLSFAEIARQKQQDPVDFFIQALHHYDTDLGWVATGANDRLEPRLAMMQHPYILPGFTDAGAHVRNLGYYDGALSLLKQAVTTHFLSPETAIHRVTGEPAQWFRLDTGVLKIGAKADLVLLNPQALNQPISPQVEISDPVLDGELRRVKRGSDDIVQAVYINGIQAVHQGQVCEQLGREQLGTVLSPIL
- a CDS encoding Mpo1-like protein, producing the protein MSNLNPTLRQTLSNRINDQILEHPFTDYWDIFVLKHQHPINVALHIVGIIFFYSLLFWTWKLQNFWFLLGLPLTQLIGLTGHFLFEQSHIDRQDAVFSWRASCCLGRMLLRILLGKYGEDIRQRQEVLQQYQSKGDSTDICLENG